The following coding sequences are from one Mycoplasma mycoides subsp. capri window:
- a CDS encoding PTS transporter subunit EIIC, producing the protein MAKKSYTEEVKELVSLLGGADNIVSYTHCISRLRLVLKDNSKADTKAIETLDNVKGVVKPVGAYHVVIGVDVTNYYKEFKNYLTNQQPQTSDSNSQTTTVKQKSNQKFYQRLLRHFSEIFIPLIPALVAGGLILGFRNILETDWTGEGKSLVALSAFAKGLNEFLWIPAQAVFWYLPVAICWSIFKKMDGSPVLGIIIGLTLLLPPLENIYAISALAKDSIWIFKDAPAFDFGAFKFPWKLQYTAQVIPAIGVAFFGVYLEKGLNKIIPAILKQIFVPLLVIVLSYTVGLAIIGPIGFVIGSAISVASSWALTHPIAKYFFAPVFGLLYAPTVVTGLHTMYNAVMIQNTATIGGSFIFPILCMSNIAQGSASLMFTILNRKHQKVKDAGASATVSAYLAVTEPAMYGINLRFLYPFIAAIIGSATGALLLIISGVTSNGIGVGAWLGVLSIQATSKVKGVKTWIGSGYTWFMISAILTTIVTMILTWFLGTLPNFVKLRNDLLDVKTDPIIKIKK; encoded by the coding sequence ATGGCAAAAAAATCATATACAGAAGAAGTTAAAGAACTAGTTAGTTTACTTGGTGGAGCTGACAACATTGTTTCATATACTCACTGTATATCTCGTCTTAGATTAGTTTTAAAAGATAATTCTAAGGCAGATACTAAAGCAATTGAAACTTTAGATAATGTTAAAGGAGTAGTTAAACCTGTTGGTGCTTATCATGTTGTGATTGGTGTTGATGTAACAAATTATTACAAAGAATTTAAAAATTATTTAACTAATCAACAACCACAAACAAGTGATTCAAACTCTCAAACTACAACTGTAAAACAAAAATCAAATCAAAAATTTTATCAACGTTTATTACGTCATTTTTCAGAAATATTTATTCCTTTAATTCCAGCACTAGTAGCTGGTGGGTTAATTTTAGGATTTAGAAACATTTTAGAAACTGATTGAACTGGTGAAGGTAAATCATTAGTTGCTTTATCAGCATTCGCAAAAGGCTTAAATGAATTTTTATGAATTCCTGCTCAAGCAGTCTTTTGATATTTACCTGTAGCAATTTGCTGGTCAATATTTAAAAAAATGGATGGTTCTCCAGTATTAGGAATTATTATTGGACTTACTTTATTATTACCACCATTAGAAAATATTTATGCTATTTCAGCATTAGCAAAAGATAGTATTTGAATATTTAAAGATGCTCCTGCTTTTGATTTTGGTGCATTTAAATTCCCTTGAAAACTTCAATATACTGCTCAAGTAATCCCAGCAATTGGTGTAGCATTTTTTGGAGTTTATTTAGAAAAAGGATTAAATAAAATTATTCCTGCTATTTTAAAACAAATCTTTGTTCCATTATTAGTTATTGTATTATCATATACTGTTGGATTAGCAATTATTGGTCCTATTGGATTTGTAATTGGTTCTGCAATTTCAGTTGCTTCAAGTTGAGCATTAACTCATCCGATTGCAAAATATTTCTTTGCTCCAGTATTTGGATTATTATATGCTCCAACTGTTGTTACTGGATTACATACAATGTATAATGCTGTAATGATTCAAAACACAGCAACAATTGGTGGTTCATTTATTTTTCCAATTTTATGTATGTCAAATATTGCACAAGGTAGTGCGTCATTAATGTTTACTATTTTAAATAGAAAACATCAAAAAGTAAAAGATGCTGGAGCTTCTGCTACTGTTTCAGCTTATCTAGCAGTAACTGAACCAGCAATGTATGGAATTAATTTACGTTTCTTATATCCATTTATAGCAGCAATTATTGGATCTGCAACAGGTGCTTTATTATTAATAATTTCAGGAGTAACTTCAAATGGTATTGGAGTTGGTGCTTGATTAGGAGTTTTATCAATTCAAGCTACTTCAAAAGTTAAAGGAGTTAAAACTTGAATTGGGTCTGGATATACTTGATTTATGATAAGTGCAATATTAACAACTATCGTTACTATGATATTAACTTGATTTTTAGGAACTCTACCTAACTTTGTTAAACTACGTAATGATTTATTAGATGTTAAAACCGATCCCATCATTAAAATTAAAAAATAA
- a CDS encoding alpha,alpha-phosphotrehalase produces MKKINYKEAIVYEIHPQSFYDTNNDGIGDLKGIIKKLDYLKKLGVNFLWLNPIYLSPKKDNGYDVSDYKKIDPMFGSMTDFNNLVKEAKKRNIYIMMDMIFNHCSTEHEWFKKALINKKYQNRFIFVENKNKLPNNWKSKFGGSAWEYNKTLDKYYLHLFDKTQIDLNWKNKALRNDIYEIINYWLDKDVKGLRFDVINLISKPKTFKDDLIGDGRKYYTDRPLVHKYLKEMASKTYSLKNDVITVGELSSTSLKQAILYTKKESKELDMVFMFHHLKVDYLNNDKWQIKKYDPKQLVKVLKTQQIAFNKHNAWCANFLNNHDQPRAISRFGDYKNYYYQSATSLASVVLLLKGTPYLYQGEEFGMLNNNYSNINQLKDVESINYYRILKNKGLKKEEILNIISNRSRDNARTVMQWDDSLYAGFSSHKPWIDVNNNYLDINFKKDYSKSQSIFKAYQKLIRLRKKHLAFSYGDIKFININPNVLSFYRIYLNEKYLVIINLSDLNINSNKLKPFLNLKVIFNNYKSFKQIKPYQVVVLKCN; encoded by the coding sequence ATGAAAAAAATTAATTATAAAGAAGCGATTGTGTATGAAATTCATCCACAATCTTTTTATGATACTAATAATGATGGAATTGGTGATTTAAAAGGAATTATTAAAAAACTAGATTATTTAAAAAAACTAGGTGTAAATTTTTTATGATTAAATCCAATTTATTTATCTCCTAAAAAAGATAATGGATATGATGTTAGTGATTATAAAAAAATTGATCCAATGTTTGGTAGTATGACTGATTTTAATAACTTAGTTAAAGAAGCTAAAAAAAGAAATATCTATATTATGATGGATATGATTTTTAATCATTGTTCAACTGAACATGAGTGATTTAAAAAAGCTTTAATTAATAAAAAATATCAAAATCGTTTTATATTTGTAGAAAATAAAAATAAACTACCTAACAATTGAAAAAGCAAATTTGGTGGTTCTGCTTGAGAATATAATAAAACATTAGATAAATACTATTTACACTTATTTGATAAAACTCAAATTGATTTAAATTGAAAAAATAAAGCTTTAAGAAATGATATTTATGAAATTATTAATTATTGATTAGATAAAGATGTTAAAGGGTTAAGATTTGATGTTATTAATTTAATTTCAAAACCAAAAACTTTTAAAGATGATTTGATTGGTGATGGTAGAAAATATTATACTGATAGACCACTAGTTCATAAATATCTAAAAGAAATGGCTAGTAAAACTTATAGTTTAAAAAATGATGTAATAACAGTTGGAGAATTATCTTCAACTTCATTAAAACAAGCAATTTTATATACTAAAAAAGAATCTAAAGAACTAGATATGGTATTTATGTTTCATCATTTAAAAGTTGATTATTTAAATAATGATAAATGACAAATTAAAAAATATGACCCAAAACAATTAGTTAAAGTTCTTAAAACTCAGCAAATAGCTTTTAATAAACATAACGCTTGATGCGCTAATTTTTTAAACAATCATGATCAACCAAGAGCTATTAGTAGGTTTGGTGATTATAAAAATTATTATTATCAATCAGCAACTAGTTTAGCTAGTGTAGTTTTACTATTAAAAGGCACGCCTTATTTATATCAAGGTGAAGAGTTTGGAATGTTAAACAATAATTATTCAAATATTAATCAATTAAAAGATGTTGAATCAATTAACTATTATAGAATCTTAAAAAATAAAGGTTTAAAAAAAGAAGAAATTTTAAATATTATTAGTAATAGATCAAGAGATAATGCAAGAACTGTTATGCAATGAGATGATAGTTTATATGCTGGATTTTCTTCTCATAAACCTTGAATAGATGTAAATAATAATTATTTAGATATTAACTTTAAAAAAGATTATTCAAAGTCTCAATCAATTTTTAAAGCTTATCAAAAGCTAATTAGATTACGTAAAAAACATTTAGCTTTTAGTTATGGAGATATTAAATTTATTAATATAAACCCTAATGTTTTAAGTTTTTATAGAATTTATTTAAATGAAAAATACTTAGTAATTATTAACTTGTCTGATCTAAATATTAATTCTAATAAATTAAAACCATTTTTAAATTTAAAAGTTATTTTTAATAATTATAAAAGCTTTAAACAAATTAAACCTTATCAAGTAGTAGTTTTAAAGTGTAATTAG
- the dhaK gene encoding dihydroxyacetone kinase subunit DhaK has protein sequence MKKLINSPETLVNEMLEGLVKAYPNKLKRVEGFDVIIRNDDIKKDKVALVSGGGSGHEPAHAGYVGYGMLDAAVAGAVFTSPTPDQVYQAIKSSNANKGVLLIIKNYTGDILNFEMAQDMASMEGIEVDSVVVNDDVAVEDSLYTAGRRGVAGTIFVHKIAGAKAEMGASLQEVKNTALKVIKNVRNMGMAISPCIVPAAGKSNFSLNEDEMEIGIGIHGEPGVYRDKLKPVDQIVDTLTDKILNDIQINKDEQVAVMINGMGATPEMELLVINNHLNDILTNKGIKIYKTFVGNFMTSIEMGGFSISILKLDNELKELLDHKADTPGLKVF, from the coding sequence ATGAAAAAGTTAATAAATAGTCCTGAAACATTAGTTAATGAAATGTTAGAAGGTTTAGTTAAAGCTTATCCAAATAAATTAAAAAGAGTTGAAGGTTTTGATGTAATTATTAGAAATGATGATATTAAAAAAGATAAAGTAGCTTTAGTTAGTGGTGGAGGTTCTGGTCATGAACCAGCACATGCTGGTTATGTTGGATATGGAATGTTAGATGCAGCTGTTGCTGGAGCTGTATTTACTTCACCAACTCCAGATCAAGTTTATCAAGCAATTAAAAGTAGTAATGCTAATAAAGGAGTATTATTAATTATTAAAAACTATACTGGAGATATTTTAAATTTTGAAATGGCTCAAGATATGGCAAGTATGGAAGGAATTGAAGTTGATAGTGTAGTTGTTAATGATGATGTAGCTGTTGAAGATAGTTTATATACTGCTGGAAGAAGAGGAGTAGCTGGTACTATTTTTGTTCATAAAATAGCTGGTGCTAAAGCTGAAATGGGAGCTAGTTTACAAGAAGTAAAAAATACAGCTTTAAAAGTTATTAAAAACGTTAGAAATATGGGAATGGCAATTTCTCCATGTATTGTTCCAGCTGCTGGTAAATCTAATTTCTCATTAAATGAAGATGAAATGGAAATTGGAATTGGAATTCATGGTGAACCTGGAGTTTATAGAGATAAATTAAAACCAGTAGATCAAATTGTAGATACTTTAACTGATAAAATTTTAAATGATATACAAATTAATAAAGATGAACAAGTAGCAGTTATGATTAATGGAATGGGTGCTACTCCTGAAATGGAATTATTAGTAATTAATAATCATTTAAATGATATTCTAACTAATAAAGGTATTAAGATTTATAAAACTTTTGTTGGTAACTTTATGACTTCAATTGAAATGGGTGGATTTTCAATTTCAATTCTAAAACTAGATAATGAATTAAAAGAATTATTAGATCATAAAGCAGATACACCAGGTTTAAAAGTTTTTTAA
- the rpsJ gene encoding 30S ribosomal protein S10, with the protein MAESKMRIKLKGYDHAIVDQSIVKIIQAAEGTGAKVRGPIPLPTEKQVITILRAVHKYKDSREQFEMRTHKRLLEILNPTAATMDILKRVQLPSGVDIEIKL; encoded by the coding sequence ATGGCAGAAAGCAAAATGAGAATTAAATTAAAAGGCTACGATCACGCTATTGTTGATCAAAGCATTGTAAAGATCATTCAAGCTGCTGAAGGTACTGGAGCTAAAGTTAGAGGACCAATCCCATTACCAACAGAAAAACAAGTTATTACTATTTTAAGAGCTGTTCACAAATACAAAGATTCACGTGAACAATTCGAAATGAGAACACATAAAAGATTATTAGAAATTTTAAATCCAACTGCTGCAACAATGGACATTTTAAAAAGAGTTCAATTGCCAAGTGGTGTTGATATTGAAATTAAATTATAA
- the rplC gene encoding 50S ribosomal protein L3 → MKGILGRKVEMTQVFTSAGQLVPVTVVEVLPNTVLQVKTIDSDGYVAVQLGTTDKRVNLVNKPELGHFKKANSNPKRFVKEIRNMQGYELGQVINVSDIFVSGEYVDVTGISKGKGFAGGIKRHNYARGPMAHGSGYHRGIGSMGAIINRIFKSKKMPGHMGNAKRTIQNLEIIAIDQTNNIMLIKGSIPGPKNSFVQIKQNVKGMSSKQAVELLNRNASVEA, encoded by the coding sequence ATGAAAGGAATCTTAGGTCGTAAGGTAGAAATGACTCAAGTATTTACTAGTGCTGGTCAGTTAGTTCCAGTAACAGTAGTTGAAGTTCTACCAAACACAGTTTTACAAGTTAAAACTATTGACAGTGATGGATATGTTGCTGTGCAATTAGGTACTACAGATAAAAGAGTTAACTTAGTAAATAAACCTGAATTAGGACACTTTAAAAAAGCTAATTCAAATCCTAAGCGCTTCGTAAAAGAAATCAGAAACATGCAAGGATATGAACTTGGACAAGTTATTAATGTAAGTGATATCTTTGTTTCTGGTGAATACGTTGATGTTACAGGAATTTCTAAAGGTAAAGGTTTTGCTGGAGGAATTAAAAGACATAATTATGCAAGAGGACCAATGGCTCATGGATCAGGATATCACAGAGGAATTGGTTCAATGGGAGCAATCATTAACCGTATTTTTAAATCAAAAAAAATGCCAGGGCACATGGGTAATGCAAAAAGAACTATTCAAAATCTAGAAATTATTGCTATTGATCAAACAAACAACATTATGTTAATCAAAGGATCAATTCCTGGACCAAAAAATAGTTTTGTACAAATTAAACAAAATGTAAAAGGTATGAGTTCTAAACAAGCAGTTGAATTATTAAATAGAAATGCATCAGTTGAAGCATAG
- the rplD gene encoding 50S ribosomal protein L4, producing MKLQVLDIKGNEVKEIALNDYVWGIEPHQQAIYDTVISQQAALRQGTKKVKTRAEVSGGGRKPWKQKGTGRARQGSIRAPQWKGGGVTFGPTPDINYKKSVNKKVRALAFRSVLSLKVKENNLVIVDKFEFAKPSTKEMVVVMKNLKIDDQKTLIVTKEKEELVVKSSNNITGVKTISANQLNVFDLLNATKLLITEEAAIAVEEVYA from the coding sequence ATGAAATTACAAGTTTTAGACATTAAAGGTAATGAAGTTAAAGAAATTGCTTTAAATGATTATGTTTGAGGAATTGAACCTCACCAACAAGCTATTTATGATACTGTAATAAGTCAACAAGCTGCTTTAAGACAAGGAACTAAAAAAGTTAAAACCCGTGCTGAAGTATCTGGAGGAGGACGTAAGCCTTGAAAACAAAAAGGAACTGGACGTGCTCGTCAAGGATCAATTAGAGCTCCACAATGAAAAGGTGGGGGAGTTACATTTGGACCAACACCAGATATTAACTATAAAAAATCTGTTAATAAAAAAGTAAGAGCTTTAGCTTTTAGATCAGTTTTATCTCTAAAAGTTAAAGAAAACAATCTTGTAATCGTTGACAAATTTGAGTTTGCTAAACCATCAACAAAAGAAATGGTTGTAGTAATGAAAAATTTAAAAATTGATGATCAAAAAACATTAATTGTTACTAAAGAAAAAGAAGAATTAGTAGTTAAATCTTCAAATAATATTACTGGAGTTAAAACAATTTCTGCTAACCAACTAAATGTATTTGATTTATTAAATGCTACTAAATTACTAATTACAGAAGAAGCTGCTATTGCAGTTGAGGAGGTATACGCATAA
- the rplW gene encoding 50S ribosomal protein L23, protein MHITEVLKKPVLTEKSFAGHKDNVYTFLVDKKANKVQIKKTFEEIFEVKVESVRTINYDAKEKRLGKYVGKKPSYKKAIITLKEGQKLDVLSDL, encoded by the coding sequence ATGCATATCACTGAAGTATTAAAAAAACCAGTATTAACTGAAAAATCATTTGCTGGTCATAAAGATAATGTGTATACATTCCTAGTTGATAAAAAAGCTAATAAAGTTCAAATTAAAAAAACTTTTGAAGAAATTTTTGAAGTAAAAGTTGAATCAGTTAGAACTATTAATTATGACGCTAAAGAAAAAAGATTAGGAAAATATGTTGGTAAAAAACCATCATATAAAAAAGCAATCATTACATTAAAAGAAGGTCAAAAATTAGACGTGCTAAGCGACTTATAG
- the rplB gene encoding 50S ribosomal protein L2, with product MAIKKYKSTTNGRRNMTTIDYSAVLTTKNNPEKSLVVSKNSKAGRNNRGLITTRHKGGGHKQKYRIIDFKRNKRDIFGTISTIEYDPNRNAFICLINYVDGEKRYILFAKGMQVGMKVVASENADIKVGNAAPLKNIPEGTLLHNVELKPGKGGQIARSAGSSVQLLGKDDDGKYVTLRLSSGEVRKVLAECYATIGEVGNEEYNLVNLGKAGRNRWRGIRPTVRGSVMNPNDHPHGGGEGRAPIGRKSPVTPWGKKALGVKTRNTKKTSEKLIVRKRSNKK from the coding sequence ATGGCAATTAAAAAGTATAAGTCAACAACTAATGGTCGTAGAAATATGACTACAATTGACTATTCAGCTGTTTTAACAACAAAAAACAATCCTGAAAAGTCATTAGTTGTTTCTAAAAACTCTAAAGCCGGAAGAAATAATCGCGGTTTAATTACTACTCGCCATAAAGGTGGAGGACACAAACAAAAATACCGTATTATTGACTTTAAAAGAAATAAAAGAGATATCTTTGGAACAATTTCAACAATTGAATATGATCCAAACAGAAATGCATTTATTTGTTTAATTAATTATGTAGATGGAGAAAAACGTTACATTTTATTTGCAAAAGGAATGCAAGTTGGAATGAAAGTGGTTGCTAGTGAAAATGCTGATATTAAAGTTGGAAATGCAGCACCATTAAAAAATATTCCTGAAGGAACTTTACTTCATAATGTAGAACTAAAACCTGGAAAAGGTGGACAAATTGCAAGAAGTGCTGGTTCATCAGTTCAACTTTTAGGAAAAGATGATGATGGTAAATATGTAACTTTACGTTTATCATCTGGTGAAGTTAGAAAAGTTTTAGCTGAATGTTATGCAACAATCGGTGAAGTAGGAAACGAAGAATACAACTTAGTTAACTTAGGAAAAGCTGGACGTAATAGATGAAGAGGTATTCGTCCAACTGTTAGAGGATCTGTAATGAATCCAAATGATCACCCACATGGTGGAGGAGAAGGACGTGCTCCAATTGGACGTAAGTCTCCAGTTACTCCATGAGGTAAGAAAGCTTTAGGTGTAAAAACAAGAAACACTAAAAAAACCTCAGAAAAACTAATTGTAAGAAAACGTAGTAATAAAAAATAA
- the rpsS gene encoding 30S ribosomal protein S19 encodes MARSLKKGPFVDESLFKKVTAAKDGEVIKTWSRRSTIFPEFIGKTFGVYNGKEFIPVYITEDMVGNKLGEFAPTRKFGGHGDDKGKKK; translated from the coding sequence ATGGCAAGATCATTAAAAAAAGGACCTTTTGTTGATGAAAGTTTGTTTAAGAAAGTTACAGCAGCAAAAGATGGTGAAGTAATTAAAACTTGATCACGTAGATCAACTATTTTCCCTGAATTCATCGGTAAAACATTTGGTGTTTATAATGGAAAAGAATTTATTCCAGTTTACATTACTGAAGATATGGTTGGAAATAAATTAGGTGAATTTGCTCCAACTCGTAAATTCGGTGGTCATGGTGATGACAAAGGTAAGAAAAAATAA
- the rplV gene encoding 50S ribosomal protein L22, translating to MEAKAKLSMIRISPRKMRLVADTIRNKAVSVAVATLKNLNKDAAEPILKLLNSAVANAVNNNGMEADKLYVKTIFVNEGPTLKRFRPRAHGRAYEIFKRTSHVVIVVSDEK from the coding sequence ATGGAAGCAAAAGCAAAATTAAGTATGATTCGTATCTCTCCTAGAAAAATGAGATTAGTTGCAGATACTATCAGAAATAAAGCTGTATCAGTTGCAGTTGCTACTTTAAAAAATCTAAACAAAGATGCTGCTGAACCAATTTTAAAATTATTAAATTCAGCAGTTGCTAATGCTGTTAATAATAACGGTATGGAAGCAGATAAATTATATGTTAAAACAATTTTTGTTAATGAAGGACCAACTTTAAAACGTTTTAGACCTAGAGCTCACGGTAGAGCATATGAAATTTTTAAAAGAACTAGTCATGTTGTGATTGTAGTTAGTGATGAAAAATAA
- the rpsC gene encoding 30S ribosomal protein S3, producing the protein MGQKVSPNVLRLGIVRDWENRWYAEKDQYVKWLDQDIKIRTALFKLLKDAAVSKIDIERTTKDLTLFIKTARPAIVLGQEGKNIEKIVLAVRKTVKNKKLIVNVRVIEIKSPDADATLVARWIGEQISNRASFRTVQKLAIKKALKAGAKGIKTAVSGRLGGVEMARTEGYLEGSVPLSTLRNNIDYALYEAPTTYGQIGVKVWINHGEVFKKERMNNSQIMAKPRTNKGGKR; encoded by the coding sequence ATGGGACAAAAAGTATCACCAAACGTTTTACGTTTAGGAATCGTTAGAGATTGAGAAAACAGATGATATGCTGAAAAAGATCAATATGTTAAATGATTAGATCAAGATATCAAAATCCGTACTGCTTTATTTAAATTATTAAAAGATGCAGCTGTTTCAAAAATTGATATTGAAAGAACTACAAAAGATCTAACTTTATTTATCAAAACTGCTCGTCCAGCTATCGTTTTAGGTCAAGAAGGTAAAAACATCGAAAAAATTGTTTTAGCTGTTAGAAAAACTGTTAAAAATAAAAAATTAATTGTTAATGTTAGAGTTATTGAAATTAAAAGTCCTGATGCAGATGCAACTTTAGTTGCTAGATGAATTGGTGAACAAATTTCAAACCGTGCTTCATTTAGAACAGTTCAAAAATTAGCTATTAAAAAAGCTTTAAAAGCTGGAGCTAAAGGAATTAAAACTGCTGTAAGTGGAAGATTAGGTGGAGTTGAAATGGCTCGTACTGAAGGATATTTAGAAGGTTCAGTACCACTATCAACTTTAAGAAATAATATTGATTATGCTTTATATGAAGCTCCAACAACATATGGTCAAATTGGAGTTAAAGTATGAATTAACCATGGTGAAGTATTTAAAAAAGAAAGAATGAATAATTCACAAATAATGGCAAAACCAAGAACTAATAAAGGAGGAAAAAGATAA
- the rplP gene encoding 50S ribosomal protein L16 has product MLQPKRTKYRKPHRVSYEGKAKGAKEINFGEFGLMALDGAWIDNHQIEAARIAMTRYMKRDGKIWMRIFPHMAMTKKPAEVRMGSGKGNPEKWVAVVKKGTIMFEVAQVNEQVAREALRLAMHKLPIRCKFVKRGEN; this is encoded by the coding sequence ATGTTACAACCAAAAAGAACAAAATATCGTAAACCTCATAGAGTTAGTTATGAAGGAAAAGCTAAAGGAGCTAAAGAAATTAACTTTGGTGAATTTGGTTTAATGGCTTTAGATGGTGCTTGAATTGATAATCACCAAATAGAAGCTGCACGTATTGCTATGACACGTTATATGAAACGTGATGGAAAAATTTGAATGAGAATTTTCCCACATATGGCAATGACTAAAAAACCTGCTGAAGTTCGTATGGGTTCAGGAAAAGGAAATCCTGAAAAATGAGTAGCAGTAGTTAAAAAAGGAACAATTATGTTTGAAGTTGCTCAAGTAAATGAGCAAGTAGCTAGAGAAGCTTTAAGACTAGCAATGCACAAATTACCAATTCGTTGCAAATTTGTTAAAAGAGGTGAAAATTAA
- the rpmC gene encoding 50S ribosomal protein L29: MAKSKMLDLRNLSVDELIKTNESKRAELFALKFQAAVGSLEQTHRIKEIKKEIARIELALSEKRLSGENTNKVIKADYNKAVAEAEKAGKEVRAKQRKFLEEQYGQQNQTEVNEADIQKAMQAAEQETVEPDTKGETK, from the coding sequence ATGGCTAAATCAAAAATGTTAGATTTAAGAAATCTATCTGTTGATGAATTAATTAAAACAAATGAATCAAAAAGAGCTGAACTATTTGCTTTAAAATTCCAAGCAGCAGTTGGAAGTTTAGAACAAACTCACCGTATTAAAGAAATTAAAAAAGAAATTGCAAGAATTGAATTAGCATTATCAGAAAAACGCTTAAGTGGAGAAAACACTAATAAAGTTATTAAAGCAGATTACAACAAAGCAGTAGCAGAAGCAGAAAAAGCTGGAAAAGAAGTTAGAGCAAAACAAAGAAAATTCTTAGAAGAGCAATATGGTCAACAAAACCAAACTGAAGTAAATGAAGCTGATATTCAAAAAGCAATGCAAGCAGCTGAACAAGAAACTGTTGAACCTGATACTAAAGGAGAAACTAAATAA
- the rpsQ gene encoding 30S ribosomal protein S17, which produces MQRNSRRVLIGKVVSDKMDKTITVLVETYKNHPIYKKRVKYSKKYKAHDENQVAQMGDKVEIMETRPLSKTKNFRLVRVIEKATL; this is translated from the coding sequence ATGCAAAGAAATAGTAGAAGAGTACTAATTGGTAAAGTTGTATCAGATAAAATGGATAAAACTATTACTGTATTAGTTGAAACTTATAAAAACCACCCAATTTATAAAAAGAGAGTTAAATATTCTAAAAAATATAAAGCACATGATGAAAACCAAGTTGCTCAAATGGGTGATAAAGTTGAAATTATGGAAACACGTCCTTTATCAAAAACTAAAAACTTCAGACTAGTTAGAGTTATTGAAAAAGCAACTTTATAA
- the rplN gene encoding 50S ribosomal protein L14 yields the protein MIQTLSKLKVADNSGAKEVRVIRNLGGSVRKFSGIGDIIICSVISATPGAVIKKGQVVKAVIVRTTRELRREDGTYIKFSENAAVLIKEDKTPRGTRIFGPIAREIKEAGFAKIASLAPEVL from the coding sequence ATGATTCAAACATTATCTAAATTAAAAGTAGCAGATAACTCAGGTGCTAAAGAAGTTCGTGTTATTCGTAATCTAGGTGGTTCAGTTAGAAAGTTCTCAGGTATTGGCGATATTATCATTTGCTCAGTAATTTCTGCAACTCCAGGTGCTGTTATTAAAAAAGGTCAAGTTGTAAAAGCAGTAATTGTTAGAACTACTCGTGAATTAAGAAGAGAAGATGGAACTTATATTAAATTCTCAGAAAACGCAGCAGTATTAATTAAAGAAGATAAAACACCACGTGGAACTCGTATTTTTGGTCCAATTGCACGTGAAATTAAAGAAGCTGGATTTGCAAAAATTGCATCTTTAGCTCCAGAAGTATTATAG
- the rplX gene encoding 50S ribosomal protein L24 → MAKSRILKGDVVKVIAGSHKGQIGPITSITKDKQWVSVQGITVKKHVKPTNEDSEGGIKDIPAKLHISNVALQDPKNKDQVTKVGFEIIDGKKVRIARKSKTQIKTAK, encoded by the coding sequence ATGGCAAAATCAAGAATCTTAAAAGGTGATGTAGTTAAAGTTATTGCTGGTTCACACAAAGGACAAATTGGACCAATCACTTCAATTACAAAAGACAAACAATGAGTTTCAGTTCAAGGTATAACAGTTAAAAAACATGTTAAACCAACTAATGAAGATAGTGAAGGTGGAATTAAAGATATTCCTGCAAAACTTCATATATCAAACGTTGCATTACAAGACCCAAAAAATAAAGATCAAGTTACAAAAGTTGGATTTGAAATTATTGATGGTAAAAAAGTTCGTATAGCTAGAAAATCTAAAACTCAAATTAAAACAGCTAAATAA